One segment of Clavelina lepadiformis chromosome 2, kaClaLepa1.1, whole genome shotgun sequence DNA contains the following:
- the LOC143445679 gene encoding ADAMTS-like protein 1 isoform X4, whose translation MRRNRWLPDPWTMCSSTCAGGIQTRTVSCVEEVINGETLPTADDSPCFAAGLKLPETRRTCNTHSCPKWEAKPWSECSVTCGRGSQYRTVRCLGHDGKGSFSCRLAEKPSVRRDCVVTSICTAPTLPVRVKSEPENTPMQAELIGVERIYPISITPTWLAERWGPCSVSCGVGVTTRLVKCQVLLRHAGTVERLEEEMCKDEKPITERPCSMRYCIPKSATVEINNITDSDDDYYDDASEADYDVDDDVSEYVSEANSDSDYEAINETPSISDDSLNYEWRFQEHGPCTPSCGNGTQTLSQSCFHIATGALVSPDRCDLSEKLDTFTRACGGAPCETPSLGGGRYQWDISPFTDCDVTCGRGIQTRSVICRSMPEGGNLSASALEHPHHHHQPRQGRTMDELMCPKPKPQETRVCSQSKCPPVWKLGAWSKCSRTCGRGIQRRDIACMQKLGTGETTTVPYQHCSRMKPHRLRYCNQVDCPPRYMIKQWSPCRGRCGQSVQVRTVACIGLLAGKTKPQLISTLRCSKLRRPKTRKRCQLPQCSSRGDVTQTRGHLPAESNSGGRVANRRLERFVQLMPKAKVRLDVGTRAFVLTKTTIVVKCRMDDTRKQPTKWRRNRRPIRSRRGSRISVLPDGSLRILYARPTDSGRYTCLTSPSARHFFLKVLDNTTNIQQTLNHDLSSADFDTPTDLRPGRRHFDEPLRNEQEDLDTDDLFPRLEPDLRKNSGPPSSRFHPVILIPPRSHPPQFTYPSISYAQFHPDLIERRKEVKVRDDNSKLRPVEELRPATNEPSKLLLGRPANVIHTVLQFLAESGVKDSSVEIQQLLDQLTEVSTQSEDDNVGDEERLDITTSVIEKLNLLLDRTRNQTSFRGSTRSVNTIERIIRLLEERVVPSTSPPSISSHPTLAPLQLDRDVVAYVGGNLIVTAGAEKVTILCEVTGQPTPEIKWYREGNRITNNKRQFVLGDGSLRLVYPQFSDAGNYVCIASNDHGNDSLATALDVAQIPRILSTTSSLEDFKSEEVEVVIGSYIRAKLGSKIKLMCPTEGYPDPYVEWKKDGAGLRQNVKYLPDNSLEIFPTTAADQGLYGCEATNPAGSDYQASSLVLIDPPHISEELNVIPDIDGVIGLPELLMTGVVEEEYKVKTNSSVIMGCPVAGFPEPKITWFFNNRPLTEFGRRLDYQLMRQDKVLQIPNASEDTEGVYSCHAQNEGGNLTTILVLELIVYTFEFGELTPCTASCGDVGVQYRKLRCMEDQQKKVDEWYCTGLFRPIATMQACNRVDCPPSLVVGPWGQCSVSCGNGTRTRPTSCVILSATGSTREVDRELCVQNLSMTSLTEPCFEGKCPEWIPGPWRPCSRKCLGRGVGGKTRRIHCVAGNGTKIHKKYCIHLPRPIRKSLCPNPRCEPMWTTSAWSGCSQPCGKDGIKTRILNCVYRGRPKQPAGNQCTIRRAPRIKTPCNRKICPSGVVPNPSPPVRVPCVNRFKWCHIVKRRGKCHQFQKSCCRSCKSS comes from the exons ATGAGGCGTAATAG GTGGCTTCCTGATCCGTGGACGATGTGCTCCTCCACGTGTGCAGGAGGAATACAGACTCGTACTGTGTCCTGCGTGGAGGAAGTCATCAACGGAGAGACGCTGCCAACAGCGGATGACTCACCGTGTTTTGCGGCAGGATTAAAACTCCCGGAGACCAGGAGGACATGTAATACTCATTCGTGTCCGAAATGGGAAGCGAAACCGTGGTCGGAG TGTAGCGTGACGTGTGGCCGAGGTAGCCAGTACAGGACAGTGCGGTGTCTGGGCCACGACGGAAAAGGATCGTTCAGTTGTAGGCTTGCGGAGAAGCCGAGCGTTCGCCGGGACTGCGTTGTAACATCGATATGCACTGCTCCAA CGTTACCGGTTCGCGTAAAGTCGGAGCCGGAAAATACACCGATGCAGGCGGAACTGATTGGTGTCGAGAGAATTTATCCCATTTCAATAACGCCAAC TTGGTTGGCTGAGCGCTGGGGCCCATGTTCGGTATCTTGCGGGGTCGGAGTTACGACGAGGCTGGTCAAATGCCAAGTTTTACTCAGGCATGCGGGAACCGTTGAGAGATTAGAAGAGGAAATGTGCAAAGATGAGAAACCAATCACTGAGCGA CCCTGCTCCATGAGATATTGCATTCCCAAAAGCGCCACCGTTGAAATTAACAACATCACTGACTCTGATGACGACTATTATGACGACGCCTCTGAGGCGGATTATGACGTAGATGATGACGTCAGTGAATACGTTTCGGAAGCCAATAGTGACTCTGATTACGAAGCAATAAACGAGACTCCGTCCATTTCCGATGACTCACTCAATTACGAGTGGAGATTTCAAGAACACGGTCCCTGCACGCCATCTTGCGGCAACG GGACACAAACCTTATCGCAGAGTTGCTTTCACATTGCTACTGGCGCTCTCGTATCACCTGATCGCTGTGACCTTTCTGAAAAGCTGGACACTTTTACGCGAGCTTGCGGCGGAGCACCATGCGAAACACCCTCTCTTGGTGGCGGTAGATACCA gTGGGACATCAGTCCTTTCAccgattgtgacgtcacgtgCGGAAGAGGGATCCAAACCAGATCCGTAATCTGTCGGAGCATGCCAGAAGGAGGAAACTTATCCGCGTCCGCCCTTGAACATCCCCACCACCATCATCAACCACGCCAGGGAAGAACTATGGATGAGCTGATGTGCCCCAAACCTAAACCCCAAGAAACACGGGTGTGCTCCCAATCTAAATGTCCCCCGGTTTGGAAGTTGGGAGCCTGGAGTAAG TGCTCCAGGACATGCGGACGTGGAATCCAGCGGAGAGATATTGCCTGCATGCAGAAACTCGGAACCGGTGAAACGACGACTGTTCCGTACCAACATTGTTCCCGAATGAAGCCTCACCGTCTGCGCTATTGCAATCAAGTGGACTGTCCCCCGCGGTATATGATCAAGCAATGGTCGCCG TGCCGCGGGAGGTGTGGACAAAGTGTTCAAGTCCGAACGGTCGCGTGCATTGGGCTGCTTGCTGGTAAAACAAAACCACAGTTGATTTCAACGCTACGATGCTCTAAGCTGCGACGACCCAAAACTAGAAAGCGCTGCCAGTTGCCTCAGTGTT CTAGTCGTGGTGACGTCACTCAAACACGTGGTCATTTACCTGCGGAGAGCAATTCAG GAGGACGGGTAGCAAACAGAAGACTCGAACGCTTCGTACAATTAATGCCGAAAGCAAAAGTTCGACTTGACGTTGGAACCCGGGCATTTGTTTTAACCAAGACTACAATCGTGGTCAAATGCAGAATGGATGA cactCGAAAGCAGCCAACGAAATGGAGACGAAACAGAAGACCAATACGATCCCGCCGTGGTTCCCGCATCTCCGTCTTACCGGATGGATCCCTTCGAATTCTTTACGCCAGACCGACGGATTCGGGAAGATACACGTGTCTTACGTCACCATCAGCCAGGCACTTTTTCCTTAAAGTGTTGGACAATACAACAA ACATTCAGCAAACGCTGAACCATGACTTGTCATCAGCGGATTTTGACACGCCCACAGATTTGCGGCCGGGGAGGAGGCACTTTGACGAACCTTTGAGAAATGAGCAGGAGGATTTGGACACGGATGATCTTTTCCCACGCCTTGAACCTGATTTGAGGAAAAACTCCGGTCCACCAAGTTCACGATTCCATCCGGTGATCTTGATCCCACCCAGGAGTCATCCTCCTCAGTTTACTTATCCCAGTATCTCCTACGCTCAATTTCATCCGGATTTAATCGAGCGACGAAAGGAGGTTAAAGTCAGGGATGACAACTCCAAGCTCCGGCCGGTGGAGGAGCTCAGACCGGCTACAAACGAACCATCTAAGCTGTTGCTTGGACGTCCAGCCAATGTCATTCATACCGTACTTCAATTCCTCGCGGAATCAGGAGTAAAAGATTCCTCAGTTGAA ATTCAGCAACTTCTGGACCAGCTCACTGAAGTATCGACCCAAAGCGAGGACGACAACGTGGGTGATGAGGAACGACTCGATATCACAACGAGCGTTATCGAGAAGCTTAACCTCCTCTTAGATCGAACCAGGAATCAGACTTCTTTCCGCGGCTCAACACGAAGCGTCAACACCATCGAAAGGATAATAAGGTTACTAGAGG AACGTGTGGTCCCGTCGACATCACCTCCATCCATTTCATCGCACCCTACTCTCGCTCCGCTTCAACTAGATCGGGACGTTGTGGCGTATGTTGGCGGGAATTTGATCGTTACCGCCGGGGCGGAAAAAGTGACAATCTTGTGCGAGGTGACCGGCCAACCGACCCCAGAAATTAAATGGTACCGGGAAGGGAACAGGATCACTAATAACAAAAG ACAATTCGTACTCGGCGATGGCTCCCTTCGCCTTGTCTATCCCCAGTTCTCAGACGCCGGAAATTACGTATGCATTGCGTCAAATGACCATGGCAATGATAGTTTGGCAACCGCGCTGGATGTGGCGCAAATTCCTCGCATCCTCTCGACAACATCCTCACTGGAGGATTTCAAATCCGAAGAGGTTGAGGTCGTAATCGGATCCTACATCCGCGCTAAGTTGGGATCAAAAATCAAGCTAATGTGCCCCACCGAAG GTTACCCAGACCCCTACGTGGAATGGAAAAAGGATGGAGCCGGCTTGAGGCAAAACGTCAAATACTTGCCCGATAATTCTCTCGAAATTTTTCCAACCACGGCGGCTGATCAAGGTCTCTACGGTTGTGAAGCGACCAACCCTGCCGGCAGCGATTACCAAGCTTCCTCTCTCGTGCTAATAG ATCCTCCTCACATCTCGGAGGAGTTGAACGTGATCCCGGACATCGACGGAGTGATTGGTCTTCCCGAGTTACTCATGACAGGAGTAGTAGAGGAAGAATATAAAGTGAAGACCAACAGTAGCGTTATAATGG GTTGTCCTGTGGCCGGCTTCCCTGAGCCAAAAATCACCTGGTTCTTCAACAATCGACCTTTGACCGAGTTTGGGAGGAGGTTGGACTATCAACTGATGCGGCAGGATAAAGTACTCCAGATCCCGAACGCAAGTGAAGACACGGAGGGAGTTTACTCCTGCCACGCCCAGAACGAAGGAGGAAACTTAACCACGATTCTCGTCTTGGAACTCATCG TTTACACTTTCGAATTTGGCGAGCTGACACCCTGCACTGCTTCATGTGGCGACGTGGGGGTGCAATATAGAAAGCTGAGATGCATGGAAGACCAACAGAAGAAAGTGGACGAGTGGTACTGTACGGGACTTTTCCGTCCCATAGCAACCATGCAAGCCTGCAACAGAGTGGACTGTCCACCTAG CCTAGTTGTCGGACCATGGGGTCAATGCTCCGTGTCATGCGGTAACGGTACTCGCACACGACCCACATCGTGCGTAATTCTATCGGCAACCGGTAGCACGCGAGAAGTGGATAGAGAGCTATGCGTGCAGAATTTATCAATGACATCTTTGACAGAACCCTGCTTTGAAGGGAAATGTCCAGAATGGATTCCCGGACCGTGGAGACCG TGCAGTCGTAAATGCTTGGGCCGTGGTGTTGGCGGAAAAACCCGGAGAATACACTGCGTTGCTGGTAATGGGacaaaaatacataagaaaTACTGCATTCATTTACCGAGACCTATTAG AAAGTCGCTGTGTCCAAACCCCCGTTGCGAACCCATGTGGACCACCAGTGCTTGGTCAGGTTGTTCCCAGCCATGCGGAAAAGATGGTATTAAAACTCGCATTTTGAATTGCGTGTATCGAGGAAGACCGAAACAACCCGCCGGAAATCAATGTACGATTCGCCGCGCACCCCGCATAAAAACACCGTGCAATCGAAAGATATGTCCGTCAG GTGTTGTCCCTAATCCATCACCCCCCGTTAGAG TACCTTGCGTGAATCGATTCAAGTGGTGCCACATCGTCAAGAGGCGTGGCAAGTGCCACCAGTTCCAGAAAAGTTGTTGCAGGAGTTGTAAATCGTCGTGA